One stretch of Francisella sp. LA112445 DNA includes these proteins:
- a CDS encoding VTT domain-containing protein encodes MDTILALLHIVLHLDQYISTYINILGDWTYLLLFVVIFCETGLVITPFLPGDSLLFALGLTAAATTLNIHLVAPILVLAAICGDSCNYFLGRMVGKRIFKDDARILKTAHLEKAQEFFDKYGPMAIILARFTPIVRTFMPFTAGMARMRYPKFVTMGVIGAFIWVYLITYIAFFFSNNAFVKKYFGLFIILIIVISLIPPTISFIKAFKNKLSNKNSSSL; translated from the coding sequence ATGGATACTATCTTAGCATTATTACATATTGTCTTACACTTAGATCAATATATAAGCACTTATATAAATATTCTAGGCGATTGGACATATTTATTACTTTTTGTAGTTATTTTTTGTGAAACTGGATTGGTTATAACACCTTTCCTACCTGGAGATTCCCTTTTATTTGCTCTAGGTCTGACAGCTGCAGCAACAACTCTCAATATACACTTAGTAGCTCCAATTTTAGTTCTAGCTGCTATATGTGGTGATTCTTGTAATTACTTTTTAGGTAGAATGGTCGGTAAACGTATTTTCAAAGATGATGCTAGAATATTAAAAACTGCACATTTAGAAAAAGCCCAAGAGTTCTTTGATAAATATGGTCCTATGGCTATAATCCTAGCTAGATTTACCCCTATAGTTAGAACATTTATGCCTTTTACAGCGGGTATGGCTCGTATGAGATACCCTAAATTTGTAACTATGGGAGTGATCGGTGCTTTTATTTGGGTTTACTTAATCACATATATAGCATTTTTCTTTAGTAATAATGCTTTTGTTAAAAAATACTTTGGCTTATTTATAATCTTGATCATTGTTATATCTTTGATACCACCTACAATATCC
- a CDS encoding VTT domain-containing protein has protein sequence MFDFIIHFNEYINYFINSLGMWFYILLFFIIFCETGSVFGIFFPGDSLLFTVGLTAAATNLNIHLAVLAICLGAVVGDSCNYITGKFIGEKIFSSHAKIFKKAYLIKTKDFLNKHGNKAIIFSRFVAFVRTITPFVAGVSSMNYFKFVTFGIISAMIWSFSITYTVYFFSDFPFVKKYLSLIIMLIIAFVLIQISYKALKNKIKAKKS, from the coding sequence ATGTTTGATTTTATTATACATTTTAATGAATATATTAATTATTTTATCAATTCCTTAGGAATGTGGTTTTATATACTCTTATTTTTCATAATCTTTTGCGAGACAGGATCTGTGTTTGGAATATTTTTCCCTGGAGACTCTCTACTATTCACAGTTGGCTTAACTGCAGCAGCGACAAATTTGAACATCCACCTAGCAGTACTAGCAATATGTTTAGGAGCGGTAGTCGGCGACAGTTGCAACTACATCACTGGCAAATTCATTGGTGAAAAAATATTTAGCAGCCATGCTAAAATTTTCAAAAAAGCATATTTAATCAAAACAAAAGACTTCTTAAACAAGCACGGTAACAAAGCTATCATCTTCTCACGTTTTGTTGCTTTTGTTAGAACTATAACTCCTTTTGTAGCAGGAGTTAGTAGCATGAACTATTTCAAATTTGTCACCTTTGGTATTATTTCTGCTATGATATGGTCTTTTTCAATAACATATACAGTGTATTTCTTTAGTGACTTCCCTTTTGTAAAAAAATATTTAAGCCTTATTATAATGCTTATAATTGCATTTGTTTTAATTCAAATCTCTTATAAAGCACTCAAAAACAAAATAAAAGCAAAAAAGTCTTAA
- a CDS encoding BolA family protein, with protein sequence MDSITVTNQIKELILSKIDPQANIEIINETHKHVKHRGYSEGKYHFALNISSQKLSAMRKISSHKEIYKAVNDLMPYIHALSIKIKPE encoded by the coding sequence ATGGATAGTATTACTGTAACAAATCAAATTAAGGAGTTAATACTGTCTAAAATAGATCCTCAAGCAAACATAGAAATAATTAATGAAACACATAAGCATGTTAAGCATAGAGGATATAGCGAAGGTAAGTACCACTTTGCATTAAATATCTCATCACAAAAGCTAAGTGCTATGAGAAAAATCTCTTCCCATAAAGAGATTTATAAAGCAGTTAACGATTTAATGCCATATATTCATGCTTTATCAATAAAAATCAAACCGGAGTAA
- a CDS encoding 5-formyltetrahydrofolate cyclo-ligase: MDKTQIRKHLLNIRNNLENKDLLSKKINQKVISYIQNTFSNKNITIASFLSLKNEIDTSLINSHFDNIYLPIVHPFIKHGLWFAKDSKSYYLNKYKIKEPIYKPQDITAAWELDVVIVPIVGFTQNKYRMGMGGGFYDYSLSFKKNKKSPITIGIAFDEQQNNAIIINNHDIKLDTIITPTRIL, from the coding sequence ATGGATAAAACTCAGATTCGTAAACACCTACTTAACATTAGAAACAACTTAGAAAACAAAGATCTCTTATCTAAGAAAATAAATCAAAAAGTTATATCATATATTCAAAATACCTTTTCAAACAAAAATATAACTATAGCTAGCTTTTTATCACTAAAAAATGAAATAGATACTTCATTAATAAACTCTCATTTTGATAATATCTATTTGCCGATAGTTCACCCTTTTATAAAACATGGGTTATGGTTTGCTAAAGACTCTAAAAGTTACTATTTAAATAAATATAAGATCAAAGAACCTATTTATAAACCTCAAGATATTACAGCTGCTTGGGAACTAGATGTAGTTATAGTTCCTATAGTGGGATTTACCCAAAATAAATATAGAATGGGTATGGGTGGCGGCTTTTATGACTATTCTTTAAGCTTCAAAAAGAATAAAAAATCACCCATAACTATAGGCATAGCCTTTGATGAACAACAAAATAATGCTATTATCATAAATAACCACGATATCAAACTTGATACAATAATTACACCAACAAGGATTTTATGA
- a CDS encoding DNA-3-methyladenine glycosylase I, with product MEIRNRCFGNKKGQEIYAEYHDNEWGIPKYNDRELFELLILEGAQAGLNWETILKKRQGYRNAFYGFDPIKVANMSDMELESLRSNPEIIRNKLKIYSARKNAQVFLRIQKEFNSFSNYLWSFVNYKPIKNSWQFHNDVPVSTDISEKISKDLKKRGMSFVGPTIIYAYMQATGIVNDHLVDCWCYKKR from the coding sequence TTGGAAATCAGAAACCGTTGTTTTGGCAATAAAAAAGGCCAAGAAATTTACGCAGAATATCATGATAATGAATGGGGTATTCCTAAGTATAATGATAGAGAGCTTTTTGAACTTCTTATATTAGAAGGAGCTCAGGCGGGTTTGAATTGGGAAACTATACTAAAAAAACGTCAGGGCTATAGGAATGCTTTCTATGGCTTTGATCCTATAAAAGTTGCTAATATGTCGGATATGGAGCTTGAATCTTTACGATCAAATCCAGAAATTATCCGTAATAAATTAAAGATTTATTCTGCTAGAAAGAATGCTCAAGTCTTTCTTAGAATTCAAAAAGAATTTAATAGTTTTAGTAATTACTTATGGTCATTTGTAAATTATAAGCCTATTAAAAATAGTTGGCAATTTCACAATGATGTCCCAGTATCTACAGATATTAGTGAGAAGATCTCGAAAGACTTGAAGAAGCGAGGTATGAGCTTTGTTGGTCCAACAATTATTTATGCTTATATGCAAGCTACAGGAATAGTAAATGATCATTTGGTAGATTGTTGGTGTTATAAAAAGAGGTGA
- a CDS encoding universal stress protein gives MFKYNHVLYAIDISDKNIEEAIKKVIDSIKQNNTKLTIAHYIQSLVSTYPAYFSYNLSKEEDIQEQMINNAKEKLLPILSNHGLSEDNLIIDISTDIRVSILDKANKLNVDLICLNGHKHNLFTRIGSVADYIVNNSKCDVLVLK, from the coding sequence ATGTTTAAATATAATCATGTGTTATATGCTATAGATATTTCAGATAAAAATATTGAAGAAGCTATAAAGAAAGTTATAGATTCAATCAAACAAAATAATACAAAACTAACCATAGCTCACTATATTCAATCATTAGTTAGTACATATCCTGCATATTTTTCTTATAACCTTTCTAAAGAAGAGGATATTCAGGAACAAATGATTAATAATGCAAAGGAAAAGCTCTTACCTATACTTTCTAATCATGGATTAAGTGAAGATAATTTAATTATTGATATATCTACTGATATCAGAGTATCTATCCTAGATAAAGCTAATAAATTAAATGTTGATTTGATTTGTCTAAATGGGCATAAGCATAATTTATTCACAAGAATAGGCTCTGTTGCTGATTATATTGTAAATAACTCTAAGTGCGATGTTCTTGTTTTAAAATAA
- a CDS encoding glycerate kinase, whose translation MKIVIAPDSFKESLSAIEVCNAIERGFKKVFPSVEYIKIPVADGGEGSLDAISQSLTLAEKVNIKVKAPLGNIISANYLINKDTAIIELAQCCGLNLYSKNQRNPLKSNTYGFGQIIKDALDKEIRKFILTLGGSGTNDVGIGLLQALGVKFLNDKNEVITNCCPDNLSSIKSIDLSDFDSRIKDSEFKIACDVNNILCGKNGATHTFGKQKGLADNQLDEVDKKIKVFAKLCEEKLNKNYENIAGVGAAGGVGFALATFLDAKLVSGAELILNTIEFDKYLNNVDIVIVGEGKMDKQSLCGKIPITVAQKAKDHNVKKVIAIVGSYELKDTNINNSPMDAIFSCITHYTDLETILANAAENIELTATNIAKALK comes from the coding sequence ATGAAAATAGTAATTGCACCTGATTCTTTTAAGGAATCACTATCTGCCATTGAAGTATGTAATGCCATAGAAAGAGGCTTTAAAAAAGTCTTCCCTTCCGTAGAATATATTAAAATACCAGTTGCAGATGGAGGTGAAGGATCACTTGACGCCATATCACAAAGCCTAACTTTAGCAGAGAAGGTCAATATTAAAGTCAAGGCTCCCCTTGGTAACATCATCTCAGCTAATTACCTAATTAATAAAGATACTGCAATTATAGAGTTAGCTCAGTGTTGCGGTTTAAATTTATACTCCAAGAATCAGCGAAATCCTCTAAAATCAAATACATATGGTTTTGGTCAAATTATCAAAGATGCCTTAGATAAAGAAATTAGGAAATTTATTTTAACTCTAGGTGGTAGTGGAACTAATGATGTTGGAATTGGCTTATTACAAGCACTAGGAGTAAAGTTTCTTAACGATAAAAATGAAGTCATCACAAATTGCTGCCCAGATAATTTATCTAGCATAAAAAGTATTGATTTAAGTGACTTTGATAGTAGAATCAAAGACTCAGAGTTTAAGATAGCTTGCGATGTAAATAATATTCTATGTGGTAAAAATGGTGCAACACACACTTTTGGAAAACAGAAAGGACTCGCTGATAACCAACTAGATGAAGTAGATAAAAAGATAAAAGTATTTGCAAAACTATGTGAAGAAAAATTAAATAAAAATTACGAAAACATCGCTGGTGTTGGAGCTGCTGGTGGTGTTGGCTTTGCTTTAGCAACTTTTCTTGACGCTAAACTAGTCTCCGGTGCTGAACTAATTTTGAATACTATCGAGTTTGATAAATATCTAAATAATGTAGATATAGTCATAGTCGGTGAAGGCAAAATGGATAAGCAAAGCTTATGTGGCAAAATTCCTATTACAGTTGCTCAAAAAGCTAAAGATCATAATGTCAAAAAAGTAATTGCCATAGTTGGTAGTTATGAGCTTAAAGATACCAATATAAATAACTCTCCAATGGATGCTATATTCTCATGTATAACTCACTATACAGATTTAGAAACTATCCTTGCTAATGCAGCTGAAAATATTGAACTAACAGCCACAAATATTGCCAAAGCCCTTAAATAA
- a CDS encoding MFS transporter — MNDSIYKKVSWRIMPFLLICYTLAYLDRVNVSFAKIQMVSDLSLSETVYGFGAGIFFIGYFIFEVPSNYLLVKIGPSRWLGFLMVVWGVLSACTMFINSANEYYVLRFTLGLAEAGFFPGVIYYLSEWYPSYKRAKVTAIFFSATAISGILGGPISGFIMDIFNQYHYDGWRMLFLIEGIPTIILGFLAPKILSSIDKAKWLNQQEREYLHQQLKQDQLNHQQYKKMTIFLDIRVWWLSLIYFCGITGLYAISFYLPTLIEDSGVTNIFMIGAISAIPYIFAVIVMIAVGASSDYFKERKYHLVGISVMAVIGFVGIGLFGGNTYLALIFMSLATAGILTLIPLFWSLPAVILSGMAAAIAIAIINSVGNLSGFVTPYLVGYIIDSTASISFALYMVAAVVLIGAILIYIFLTKTSKREI; from the coding sequence ATGAACGATAGTATCTATAAAAAAGTTAGTTGGCGGATTATGCCATTTCTTTTGATTTGTTATACATTAGCATACTTAGATAGAGTTAATGTATCATTTGCTAAAATACAAATGGTCTCTGATTTATCCTTATCAGAAACTGTTTATGGTTTTGGTGCAGGGATATTTTTTATTGGTTATTTCATATTTGAAGTCCCTAGTAATTACCTTTTAGTCAAAATAGGTCCAAGCCGATGGTTAGGCTTTTTGATGGTGGTTTGGGGGGTATTGTCAGCTTGTACTATGTTTATTAACTCAGCTAATGAGTATTATGTTTTAAGATTTACATTAGGTTTAGCAGAAGCAGGATTTTTTCCTGGAGTTATTTACTATTTATCAGAATGGTATCCTTCATATAAGAGGGCTAAAGTAACAGCTATATTCTTTAGTGCGACGGCTATTTCAGGTATATTGGGAGGTCCGATTTCAGGTTTTATAATGGATATTTTTAATCAATATCACTATGATGGTTGGAGAATGTTATTTTTAATTGAGGGGATTCCTACAATTATTTTGGGATTTTTAGCACCGAAGATTTTAAGCTCAATTGATAAAGCAAAATGGTTAAATCAACAGGAAAGAGAGTATCTACACCAGCAATTAAAACAAGATCAGCTAAATCATCAACAGTATAAAAAAATGACTATCTTTCTAGATATTAGAGTATGGTGGCTATCACTAATTTATTTCTGTGGAATCACAGGTTTATATGCTATTAGCTTTTATCTACCAACTTTGATTGAGGATTCTGGAGTAACAAATATTTTCATGATCGGTGCGATATCGGCAATACCATATATCTTCGCTGTAATTGTGATGATAGCTGTTGGTGCAAGTTCTGATTACTTCAAAGAAAGAAAGTATCATTTGGTAGGAATAAGTGTAATGGCAGTTATAGGTTTTGTTGGAATTGGTTTATTCGGTGGTAATACTTATTTGGCATTAATATTCATGTCTTTAGCAACAGCTGGTATATTAACTTTAATTCCACTATTTTGGAGTTTACCAGCAGTAATATTAAGTGGTATGGCAGCAGCAATTGCGATAGCTATTATAAATTCTGTGGGCAATTTGTCTGGCTTTGTGACTCCATATTTAGTAGGTTATATCATTGATTCTACAGCTTCTATATCTTTTGCTTTATATATGGTAGCAGCAGTTGTTTTAATAGGAGCTATTTTAATTTACATATTTCTAACTAAAACATCAAAAAGAGAAATCTAA
- the rplU gene encoding 50S ribosomal protein L21: MYAIIKNGGKQYKVKEGEVVKLEKFDLGIGEKVEFDTVLMGQTAEGEVKIGAPVVEGAKVVGEVVEQGRHKKVKIMKFRRRKHSMKQQGHRQYFTAVKVSSISL, encoded by the coding sequence ATGTACGCGATAATTAAAAATGGCGGTAAGCAATACAAGGTAAAAGAAGGCGAAGTAGTTAAGCTTGAGAAATTTGACCTTGGAATTGGTGAGAAGGTAGAATTTGATACAGTTTTAATGGGACAAACTGCAGAGGGCGAAGTTAAAATTGGCGCTCCTGTTGTAGAAGGTGCTAAAGTTGTTGGTGAAGTTGTAGAACAAGGTCGTCATAAAAAAGTAAAAATTATGAAGTTCCGTCGTCGTAAGCACAGCATGAAGCAGCAAGGTCACCGTCAGTATTTTACAGCGGTAAAAGTTTCATCTATTAGTTTATAA
- the rpmA gene encoding 50S ribosomal protein L27, which translates to MAHKKAGGSTRNGRDSNPKYLGVKRYGGEFVKAGTIILRQRGTKTHPGVNVGCGKDHTLFALKDGTVKFHVGGALNRKFVSIDE; encoded by the coding sequence ATGGCTCATAAGAAAGCTGGTGGTAGTACTAGAAACGGAAGAGATTCAAACCCTAAGTATTTAGGTGTTAAAAGATATGGTGGTGAGTTTGTAAAAGCAGGTACAATTATTCTGCGTCAAAGAGGTACAAAAACTCATCCTGGTGTAAACGTAGGTTGTGGTAAAGATCATACTTTATTTGCTCTTAAAGATGGTACTGTTAAGTTTCATGTTGGTGGTGCTTTAAACCGCAAATTTGTTTCAATCGACGAATAA
- a CDS encoding MFS transporter — MLNQIKTTLKNSFGNIIEWYDFSLYGYFATIISVQFFPHQDAFVALIATFGAFAAGFIARPVGSIFFGRLGDRLGRYYSMNIAIIMMAVPTVIMAFLPGYKTIGIWAPILLVIVRVVQGLSAGGQFGNLMTITSEDDDQTHRGFSLAMAYSTSVVGFLIASFVSFLSINLLPQEWQYYSWRVPFALGFILLLLYLFFRENDKIQEEIKVEQNTSLEIKPMEQLFKHYKWRLSLIVVLSTTAMILYYLDVTYMVTYMERELNLSLSSALAINTLSIVAMCIVMPFFGYLSDIYGRKRTHIIGYFLLIIFAIPMVMFMQLQSIVLVAVMVISMAMLTAIIQGVSTPYYTEIFPPRVRATGCSIGFGLGASLSGFAPMLATVVMEYTSATFGLCLLLVVVGAVGLIIAIIIPNSQVETRRINSMNNISYNTLKLNKAECC, encoded by the coding sequence ATGCTTAATCAAATAAAAACAACTCTCAAAAATTCGTTTGGTAATATTATTGAGTGGTACGATTTTTCATTATATGGGTACTTTGCCACAATAATATCAGTTCAGTTTTTTCCACATCAAGATGCCTTTGTAGCTCTAATAGCAACTTTTGGAGCATTTGCGGCAGGATTCATAGCAAGACCTGTTGGATCAATATTTTTCGGTCGACTTGGAGATAGGTTGGGGCGCTATTATTCTATGAATATTGCTATTATTATGATGGCAGTGCCAACAGTTATAATGGCATTTTTGCCAGGTTATAAAACTATAGGAATATGGGCGCCAATTTTACTTGTTATAGTAAGAGTTGTTCAAGGATTATCTGCTGGAGGACAGTTTGGTAATCTTATGACAATAACATCTGAAGATGATGACCAAACTCATCGAGGTTTTAGTTTGGCTATGGCTTATTCAACTTCAGTTGTTGGCTTCTTAATAGCATCTTTTGTGAGCTTTCTTAGTATTAATTTGTTACCTCAAGAATGGCAGTATTATTCTTGGAGAGTTCCTTTTGCATTAGGGTTTATCTTATTATTACTATATTTATTTTTCCGTGAAAATGACAAAATTCAAGAAGAAATAAAGGTTGAGCAGAATACTAGTCTTGAGATAAAACCTATGGAACAGTTATTCAAACATTACAAATGGAGACTATCTTTAATTGTTGTATTGTCAACTACAGCGATGATTCTTTATTATCTAGATGTAACATATATGGTTACTTATATGGAAAGAGAACTTAATCTAAGTCTGTCATCTGCTCTAGCAATAAATACTTTGAGCATTGTAGCTATGTGTATAGTTATGCCATTCTTTGGTTATTTATCTGATATATATGGCCGTAAAAGAACTCATATAATAGGATATTTCTTGCTAATAATATTTGCAATTCCTATGGTAATGTTTATGCAACTGCAAAGTATAGTTTTAGTTGCTGTAATGGTTATATCAATGGCTATGTTGACAGCTATTATTCAAGGAGTATCTACTCCGTATTATACAGAGATATTTCCACCTAGAGTTAGAGCAACAGGCTGTTCGATAGGATTTGGTTTAGGTGCTTCATTATCTGGATTTGCACCAATGTTAGCAACAGTTGTTATGGAGTATACATCAGCCACTTTTGGACTTTGTTTATTGTTGGTCGTAGTAGGAGCTGTTGGTCTAATTATTGCTATTATAATCCCTAATAGTCAAGTTGAGACAAGACGGATTAACAGTATGAATAACATAAGTTATAATACTTTAAAATTAAATAAAGCAGAATGTTGTTAA
- a CDS encoding LysE family translocator: MQYYIPLFLFCISTIVTPGPNNLMLLISSIKFGVRRTFPHYLGVCLGFPLMVLVIGTGLESIFMNHPTVHLVIKVIGGIYMVWLAFKIVSSSTNYHAEKESRPISFKHAVLFQWVNPKAWVMAISVISAYTIINTNVSLFSQVIIISAVVMIASFCCTAFWLFGGDFVKRILSDKKHLKIFNLCLGVLLILSIIMMIFE, encoded by the coding sequence ATGCAATATTATATACCTCTATTTTTATTCTGTATTTCAACTATAGTTACTCCTGGGCCAAATAATTTGATGTTATTAATCTCATCAATTAAATTTGGTGTTAGAAGGACATTTCCTCATTATTTAGGAGTATGTCTAGGATTTCCTTTAATGGTCTTAGTTATTGGTACTGGTTTAGAATCTATTTTTATGAACCATCCAACAGTTCATCTAGTTATAAAAGTTATAGGTGGAATATATATGGTGTGGTTAGCGTTTAAAATAGTTTCATCATCTACTAATTATCATGCTGAAAAAGAGAGCAGACCAATAAGCTTTAAACATGCTGTGTTATTTCAATGGGTAAACCCTAAGGCATGGGTGATGGCTATTAGTGTTATATCTGCTTATACTATAATTAATACTAATGTGAGCTTATTTTCTCAAGTGATTATAATATCAGCGGTTGTTATGATTGCTTCGTTTTGCTGTACAGCTTTTTGGTTATTTGGGGGAGATTTTGTAAAAAGAATTTTAAGTGATAAAAAGCATCTAAAAATATTTAATTTATGTTTAGGAGTATTACTTATCTTATCTATTATAATGATGATTTTTGAATAA
- a CDS encoding ABC transporter permease subunit, whose amino-acid sequence MKKFTFSNIMLIFGLIFLYIPLIILIIFSFSNSQIINLWGGFTFNWYHEVIHDEDIINATFTSLKIAVITSIISTILGTIVAYAMTRFKFFRSRTFLYGLVATPLVLPDIILGVALLLMFTTLQHLIGWPHERGTTTVVIAHVTMCTAYVTIVMQSRIASVDISLEEAALDLGAGPIKTFFSITLPQLLPALITSMLLTFTLSIDDLVVTEFVAGSDNPTLPMYIYSTVKNGPTPEINALATIMISIIVLGVLAGMFISMKFQKKTK is encoded by the coding sequence ATGAAAAAATTTACATTTAGTAATATTATGCTTATTTTTGGTTTAATATTTCTATATATACCTCTTATTATACTAATTATTTTCTCATTTAGTAATTCGCAAATAATTAACCTATGGGGTGGTTTTACTTTTAACTGGTATCATGAAGTTATTCATGATGAAGATATTATTAATGCAACATTTACTAGTTTAAAAATTGCTGTTATAACATCCATTATCTCAACGATATTAGGTACAATAGTTGCATATGCTATGACTAGATTTAAATTCTTTAGATCTAGAACATTCTTATACGGTCTTGTTGCAACTCCATTAGTACTTCCTGACATTATTCTTGGTGTTGCTTTACTATTAATGTTTACAACCCTTCAACACCTAATTGGCTGGCCCCATGAACGTGGCACAACAACAGTTGTTATTGCACATGTAACAATGTGTACTGCTTATGTAACAATTGTGATGCAATCTAGAATAGCTAGTGTAGATATATCCTTAGAAGAAGCTGCTTTAGACTTAGGTGCAGGTCCTATAAAAACATTTTTCTCGATTACCTTACCTCAATTACTTCCAGCCCTTATCACATCTATGCTACTAACATTTACATTGTCTATTGATGACCTTGTTGTGACGGAATTTGTTGCAGGAAGTGATAATCCTACTCTACCTATGTATATTTATTCAACTGTTAAAAACGGTCCTACTCCTGAGATAAATGCTCTAGCAACAATTATGATCAGTATAATTGTATTAGGAGTATTAGCAGGAATGTTTATTTCTATGAAGTTCCAAAAAAAGACTAAATAA
- a CDS encoding ABC transporter permease subunit, with the protein MQNLEKSFRHALVYLIPFVWFVIFLLVPFLFVLGISFTLPADGTPPVTPLLAYKQATLHFTLYLSNYIELAHYNLVFISLLKSFKVALITTVLCILIGYPMALALSRAKKNTQLFFLVLIVIPYWTSFLLRTYAWVTLLGNHTFNKFLMSLGLPSMALLYNDFSMYLGMVYCYLPFLVLPLYSTLIKIDPILYDAAEDLGSKPINSFFKITLPLSMPGLIAGSLLIFIPAIGEVVVPQIMGGMGSLMIGNVIWEEFFTSNNWGMAAAISVVLIVVLVLPILWMQRIQTKRTFV; encoded by the coding sequence ATGCAAAACTTAGAAAAAAGCTTTAGACACGCACTAGTCTATCTAATACCTTTTGTATGGTTTGTAATATTCTTACTTGTGCCATTCTTGTTTGTACTTGGAATAAGCTTTACCTTACCGGCAGATGGTACTCCTCCAGTAACTCCACTATTAGCATATAAGCAAGCAACTTTACATTTTACTTTATACTTAAGTAACTATATTGAACTAGCTCATTATAACTTAGTATTTATATCTTTACTTAAGTCTTTTAAAGTTGCGCTAATTACAACAGTACTATGTATTTTGATTGGTTATCCTATGGCTCTAGCTCTATCAAGAGCTAAAAAAAATACACAGCTTTTTTTCCTAGTATTGATAGTTATACCATATTGGACTTCTTTCTTACTTAGAACTTATGCATGGGTAACTCTACTTGGTAACCATACTTTTAATAAATTTTTAATGAGCTTGGGTCTTCCTAGTATGGCATTACTTTATAATGACTTTTCAATGTATCTTGGTATGGTATATTGCTACTTACCATTCTTAGTATTGCCTCTATATAGCACTTTAATAAAGATTGACCCAATCTTATATGATGCAGCTGAAGATTTAGGTTCTAAACCTATTAACTCATTCTTCAAAATCACGTTACCTCTATCTATGCCTGGGCTAATAGCTGGAAGCTTACTAATATTTATCCCTGCAATTGGTGAAGTTGTTGTACCTCAGATTATGGGTGGTATGGGCTCTCTAATGATTGGTAATGTTATTTGGGAAGAATTTTTCACTTCTAATAACTGGGGAATGGCTGCAGCAATATCTGTTGTCTTAATAGTTGTATTAGTATTGCCTATCTTATGGATGCAGCGTATCCAAACAAAAAGAACTTTTGTATAA